GGCGATAAACCCTTACTCGTACATTATGAATAACCCGTTGGCCGGTACTGACCCGACTGGGTACAACCCAATCTTAGTCGGTATTATGTGGGCAATTAACGCATATGGCGCCTATGAAACAGCAGAGGGAGCTATCGATACCTATGAAGACTATAAAAATGGTAATATTGATGGGGACGATGCAGCTGTTGCGGTAGCATCAAGTGCGTTAGAAAACCTTGCAGGTAAGAAACTTAAGACGGCTAAAGAAGGTCTTGATAAGGTACGTCAAGCCGTAAAAGGTAATAAGCCGGAAGGGAATGCAAATGTTCAGAAGGCGAAAAATGCTTCTGGTACTGATGGTGGTTCTAAGAGCTCTAAAGGAAATGGGGCCAAGACGAGTCAATCTGCAAGTGAGTCTAAACCCGCTTCTAATACGGATATAGGTTCAGAAGGTGAGACACAAAAAGTAAGGCATTATACCAATAAAGCATCGGCTAAAAAAATTGAAGAGTCGGGTATTATTAAAGCCAGTGATAACAATAGAGTATATTTTGAAGATGGTGATAAAAAGCCTTTATCGCCTAAGAAAGCTGAAGCCAAACATAAAATAAAAGAAGGGAAAGGCAATAGCTATGTAGAGACCAAAGTGAAGAAAAGTGATATCGAAATGGTAAAAAATCCTCTAACAGGTAAGAAAGAAATGACAATCAAAGGGGATGTGAAATTAAAAGACGAAAAAATAGTTCATAGGAAATAGTGATGAGTGAAAATGAACCTATGGTTACATATAAAAAAAATGACATTATTGATATTCTTAAAGAGATTAATTTATTAGTTGTCTCAATGAATGATATCGGCATGGCTTCTATTGATGATGCAAATATTAATCTTGCTGAGGAGTTGTTAAAGTTTCTCCAAGAAAATGACATTCTTGAAAAATTATCAGAGGCTAGAATGATACTTTCTGAGCCTTTTGAAAATGAAAAGACGGAAGATGGAAACGAGTTTTTGGAGTCGGTTATGTCTAATTTGAATTATTGGAAACGTAAATATAAGGCAAAAGAATAATGTCCCGTTCGCACCGTTCGGTGTCCCGTTCGCACCGTTCGGATAACAATTGGGTATGATCTTGCTGCATATTTGTTTAAATAAACAGCAAGTTACTTAAGTTACCTCGGCAAGTTTTTCACTCTATTATGAAAAGCATGCCGAAAAACCTGAAAAATCATGATTTAACAAGAGATTTGTTAAATCCAAAGCATAGTTCGCCGCCGCAAGTACAAACGCTTGCGGCGGCGAATTTTTTTGTGCGTTTTTTTATTTCTCGGCTGGTTTGCCTCAACTGGGAAAATAATATCCCGTCAACAGCCCCTGCCAATCGTTTACCCAAACGGCCTTATCCGAATGCCGGTTTGCTTTGTCTTTCCACACCTCCATCGGCGTATAGCCAGCCAGATTCTGATGCGGCCGGATATGGTTGTACCAAAACCTGAACCTGTCTAACTCATGTTGCAGGCTACTAACCCCGGATAAGTCCAGCTGCCTGATTTTACTTTTGAATGTGCAAAAAAATCGCTCGATCCTGCCATTCTCCCAGGGCGAGGCCAGGTTTGTGGTTTGGTGTTTAATCCCCAGCAGCTTCAATGCGGTAGTAAAAAAGATCGAGGTAAAACAGGCTTCGTTGTCCGTTCGGATAGCGTTTGGCAAGCCAAATTGCCGGATCGTTCGGCAAAGGGCCAGCAGCAGCTGCGCCGAATGCTTCGAGGGCAGTTCACTTAATGCTAGGTTGACCCGCGAGCCATGCTCGATAATGCCCAGTACGGTCTTCTGTTTTCTGGATAATTTTACCTGGGTTAAGTCGATGCCCCAGGTATGATTGACAGGAACACTTCTCACAGGCTTTTGTTTTATCTGCCGCTTTATCACTTGCAGCTGGTACTGGTTGGTTTTGACTTTTTCGTAAACAAAGCTTTTCGATACTGTGGCTTTATGCCCGTAGCGCTGATTAAAAAGCCGGGCAACCGAGCCGCAGCCAGTGCCTGAAACGGCTTTGAGATAAAGCACTTTATCTACTACTCACTGCGGTTTTTTACGGTTTCGGGCAAAGCTGACCGGCGACGTTTGCTTATCGGACAAGGGCTTTTGCCGGGCGTGGTACTTTACTTGTGGCTTGGATGAACAATATGGATGGATATAGCAAAAATAGAAAGCACACAGGTAGTGCCAGCAGAGAAATAGCATGGTTGGGGGAGCAAAAAAGTCGCCTATTTTATCGTGGTTCTTACCGCAAGCAATAGTTCACCCGAATAAGGCTTTTAAGGTGTGTTAACTTGCTGATTATTATCGTGAAAACTATCTTCGAATTTCTTCTGAAAAACGCTCCGGAACCGTTGATTTATCCCAATAAATGGTCTTTATTTAAGGGTGCAATCCCACATGAAAGGAGGGCGTCCATTCCGAGATTTTTCATCTATTTACTGTGGCAACAATAGCTTCCGCTACTGTCGCCAACATGCAGCAGTAAAAGTACTAAAAGCAGTAAACTAAGTCGCAACCCCTGAGTGCGTCAACACACAGAGGCTGCTAACCAACACGAACTAATAAGGAGTCCGTTATGGCTGAATACCATCATACGCCAGCGCCTGCCCCGGCAAAAGCAAAATATCCTATTTATCGGAAACTTACCGTACTGGAAACCACCCGCGAGTCTGCGCCTAAAACTCGCGGTATCGGGATTAACTATGTGCCGGTAAGTCTGGAGCCTTGCCTTGTGCTCAGGGGAAAATGGCTCAGGCGGGCCGGTTTTACTGCCGGAAGAAAAGTGGTTGTGGTTATCAATCAGGATGAATTGACCATCAAGCCTAAACCAGTTGGTTTAACGCAAGAAACGGAGAAATAGCAAGTGAACAGGCTGCTGCGTCTAGAGATTGGCGTAGCAGCTTTATGGATATCCCGTCATCTAATACACCGCTTCACTTATTAACTTTTTAAAACTTCTTCTCACGACACCGTTGCCAGTTATCGTCTGCCTAAGTAACAAAATGTATTGGGTGAAGGCAGCTACCAGAGGGCCACAACGGTGTATAACACGGATGTCTTGCCTGAGAGCATTATTTTGTCCGGTAACGTCACCTATGAAGATTATAAAAGTGTTAATATTGATGGGGTGATGTAGCCGCAATGGAAGCATCAAGTGTGTTAGAAAACCTTGTAGGTAAGAAACTTAAAACGGCTAAAGAAAGTCTTGATAAGATATGCCAAGCAGTAAAAGGTAAATAAT
This genomic window from Thalassomonas viridans contains:
- a CDS encoding integrase core domain-containing protein translates to MLYLKAVSGTGCGSVARLFNQRYGHKATVSKSFVYEKVKTNQYQLQVIKRQIKQKPVRSVPVNHTWGIDLTQVKLSRKQKTVLGIIEHGSRVNLALSELPSKHSAQLLLALCRTIRQFGLPNAIRTDNEACFTSIFFTTALKLLGIKHQTTNLASPWENGRIERFFCTFKSKIRQLDLSGVSSLQHELDRFRFWYNHIRPHQNLAGYTPMEVWKDKANRHSDKAVWVNDWQGLLTGYYFPS
- a CDS encoding SymE family type I addiction module toxin, encoding MAEYHHTPAPAPAKAKYPIYRKLTVLETTRESAPKTRGIGINYVPVSLEPCLVLRGKWLRRAGFTAGRKVVVVINQDELTIKPKPVGLTQETEK